DNA from Grus americana isolate bGruAme1 chromosome 6, bGruAme1.mat, whole genome shotgun sequence:
GTGAAAGTGCCATCTGCATGTCTTCGGCCCATTTCTTCGGCCACAAGAGCTTTTTCTGGGAAACTTCAAAGGGAAGAAATTATCAAACAATTTGCAgatcaaaataaacaaaccgTTTAAAAGGGCCTCATTACAGGATTCTAATACACTGCACATTTCCTGTGATTTTAAGGAATTAAGGGTTGAGCCTGATGCTATGGCTCAGTATAGCATGATGTATAACAGAACATCTTTTGAGTCATTATTTTCACAACAGAATAAAACATGGAAGTCTCCCTTTATCAGATGAGAACTGTTCCTTCAGGTGAGTCTAACTTCCTCTctagcatttctgaaaaagctATACATGCAAAAACATATCTTGGTCTGCAATGTCTATGCCAAGTAGACAAAGCATCAGTAGAACTCACAGGAGATTTACTAAGAATCATTAAGAAATATCACTACTAAAACATTATAGTCaaattttcatacttttttttctgttctaattGGACTTAAGTCCTAGTTATATACTCACAATTATATTGCATAAGTATTTAGATATTAAGAGCAGcaacttttttttgggggggttaaAATAACTCAATTACAACACCTGTATAAAAtctatgtgtgtgtttgctgtTCAATAGCATTTTATGTTTGGAATTGGGTCCTGATTCTTGCTCTATCCTTTTTCGAATGCTGGAAAACCATTATGCCAAGAGCCTGATTTAGAAATCTTTCCTCTCTTGTTTCATCCCATCAAATATAGGAAGATTTTAATGGGTTCCATTAGGGTGGGCTGATGCTGAAGCACACTGTGCTCTGGGACCAATGACAGGCAGACTGGCTCTTTTCATGCAATAATTTCAGGAAAGGCTATATACAAGTTTGACCACAAATAATACTAAATATTGGAAAGTAGAAGGGTGGTCTACATTTAATTGTCCATCTAGGTTTCTTAGATGAACCTAGCTCCGTTCATCACAGCTAGGTTACATTTCTGTCTTATAGATACTGAAATACCCTATTTCTGCTCACGACAGTACAACATGGCAGAAAAACAACTGCAAATCTGAACATCACTATGAAGTGGCACCAGCCTTTCCCTTCTCTATATAGCTGACCTCATTTATTTaactctgtttttttcagggaaTTGTCATTATTTACAAAATTTACTTTTACCTATTTAGTCTTCCTTGACTACAACACACAATCTTGTCTTATggattatattttattattattattattatttattatttttatatagtgCAAGAGACTTACATAGTACTTTACAGCTGGTAGAATATATAATCAGAGGATGAACTGAAATCCCTGCCCCAGAGAGCTTACAGTCTAAAGGTACAAATAAGTACAGAACAGTTAAAAGGTGAGGAGTAGCATGTGCATGGTGTAGCTCCTAACCATGCAGAGTGGGAAATAGATGAGATAGATAGAAGGTTGCCTGCAGGAGATTGAAGGTAATGCCATTCTAAGTGTAAGACTATCatgaaaaaagatgtaaaaacaTAAGCGAGACCATGAAGTGAATAAGCTTGAGAAATCTGCGATAAGTACGTGGAGAACAAGATATTCATGAAAGGAATCAGAGACATAGGTAGGTCAAAACTgtggagcactgcatccaggAAACCATGAACCATAGCAAAAGAAGTAGAGGTgtctcaaaaaggaaaataagtcaTAGTTGTAGGAAATGATAACTATTTTGTCAGCAGCAACTTGTGGAGACTTTGTGGAGcatggaaaggggaaaagaagtgaTCAGTTACTGCTGGGAATGAACACCAGTGCATGGAGTACAGCTGATGACATTGGTAAAAATTTAATCTTGGAAatattgcaaaggaaaagattgactgtgaaagggaaaaaagagaaagtaatttaAGATGACACTGACTTGAATCATGTCAATGATAATTAAGGAGACTGTAAACATTGTCATGTGAAGGGGGAAAGGTGATAGTTAGAGGAAGGTCTGGTTTAATTTTAGATACATTGACCTTAAATATAACTTGACCTTTTAGAGTGTAACAGCATACTGAACAGGTTTGTTGTAATCTGTATTTGAACTTAATAATGTAAAGTGGTAGTCTAACACCCACAGAATATCTTctattacaaaagaaaaacatgaagtaCAGCAAGAATGATCAAAAACACACCAAGGTTTCATCAGAGTTGATTTCTAACCCCAAAAGCAAGGCAAAATTTAATAATAGGAATGGATGGGTTCTTACTCTCTTCTTCCTCGTCCATTCACTAACCAAGCAATGAACTCTTTGGCAGCTTGACCTTCCAAATAAGAGGTGATATCGCTGGTATAGGTGCCTTCAGCATGTCTCTCGAATTCAGCATGACGCTTGGATATCGCATTGCTGAAAGAAGAGCAATACTATAGGAGCAGACTGCAtaatgacttaattttttttaacctttattgGTTTATATTTCCCACCCATCCAGCTAGCATTTCTTGTTAGGGAGAGGGGCTTATTTTGCTTCTCAAATTAcccttgatatttttttttctcgaTATCTTTCAGTTTGGAAGGCATTGTCTGTGCTATGCAATAGAGTTTTGTGCAGAGATACCTGAACTAGTTCTGAACAAATCAAATCAGGTGCAGAAAGCAATTATAGCTGCATTGGAACGGTCTTCTGCTAGATTAATTAGCTATGATCAACAAACTATTTTATTATACGGACAGACTTTTTGTTACctcttgtgtttcttttaatttccattaattCACTCCTCCTACCTTCATCTTCATTATTGCTTAGCCAAACTGTTCAGACTTAATTCCTTttgaatttacattttgaaCACCCTTTTAATCATCATTCTGACCAAGTGATAATTTTGGAACAATTTCAAGCCTGATCACCTCCAGCCTAATAGAGAAAGACAATTGCCTTCTCCTTCCCTACACCTCATTGTGCTTCTTTCTCTGATATAGCACAAAGTTATGTCACACTGGCCTTTAGGAAGGTGAGCTGCACTGAGAAGTAGACATATTATGGAATATTTTCCACAAATAATTTCCctaacatttctgtttcagaatttgCTAATTTCTGCCCAATTTTCCGGGCCTCTAGctctttgtattatttttttatcttcttggGATTTCACCATTCCTCCTAATTTAGCACCATCTGCACTTTTCATCAGCATGCTAACTAGAGTTGTTtggaacatttttaatgaaacattaattttgttgAGATATGCTGTTTCATTGAAGCTGAAACATTATTACAAATTTGTTACTGATATTGACAGTGTTTTGAACGGAAGGATCTTTCTGATCCAGGCTATCTTCTTTGGAATTTCTGACAACAGGAACAATTGATATAGGTATTTCAATCTGTTTTGCAAGAATACTtactgtttttttgttttatttgtttcaaatttcCAATCCCCCCAACCCTGTCCCAAAAATGTTGTCAAGAAACAAAATTCTGGCCTCCAGCAGGTTTTGTGTTCTCCTTTCCTGTAATGAGGGAGCGGTTTATGTAACATGGGACTGAGTGTTTACAGCTGAGCATTGTATCATGTTCTATCAGCTCTCTGCAAATTGGTGCCTggccattttcctttcattagtTTCCtcactggttttcttttcctcaacaTAAtgaggtgggggttttttgcttctgcctttttctataccaagttttctttttatcttattCTCTACTCTCCTTTATTACCTGAAATGTCCTTTCCTAAAATCTATTCTCATCCTGTTGCATCCCTTGAAGCCACTGCACATAGCTATAGAACACAGGTACAGGAATAAATAACATAAAgacatttcctctttccttgtAAAAAGCAGGTGCGAAATAAATTCTTTTGGTAGGTATTTCTTGGATTATGGTAACATTGTAAAGAATActagttattttctttcttgtttaacAGAAAATGAGCTCAAACTGGTTTTGAGTAACAAGTTGTAGCAACTAGAATACCTTGAGAGCTGGTCCGGGAATTTGTCGTTTTCTTTGTCCCCCTGTCCTTGTTGCCTGTAGTGGAATTCCACAATCATTAAATCATTGTTATGAGTACATTGAAGAGCATGTATAAGCTGATAAGATTTTATTggttattatttaaatattatgatAAACAAGCACAACTGATAGATGAAtattataaataattgcaggttTATGAATTTAAATGAATACAATATCTAGAAATCATTACTTTATACTTTAAAGACATCCACAGGGatttaaaagcattaatatCGTagattttttcattctgtggaCAGATCTTCTCTAGAACGCAGGGCATAGACTTACATGCCTTTATATCATTCTTGCTCTCAGCTTGGTAGTTTGTGTTTAATCAAagtatatgttaaaaaaatatgccaACTCATGCCTTAACAGTATACTTATGATACTAGTAAAGTATCCAGTGGTCAACAAAACTTAAACCTTATCTCCCTTTTCACAAATGAAACTTCAGGATTAGAGTATCCATAGATAGGAAAGTTTTATTAAGGCCCAATGGCCCAGACCTTTACATTCTATTTACATATCTTATTCCTATTGAACTTAATTCATTCACTGAAACGATCTGTCCCAAAAAGGCTGAGGTAGTCTTTTTAGATGGCATATCAGGTAATATACTGATACACTTGATTTATCCAAATCCTTTTAACTGATTTTACACATATTCCCCGTTTCTAATAATATATTAACATCATATATAAATTTTGCTTAAGTACTTTACTTATTTGAGGATTATGCATGGCCTGTGATGGGAAGCTGAAACCAAGAAACTGAATTCAGCTagattttttgctgtttctgaaaattgaGATCTATAGCAATGTGACCAAAATGCTTACCCATTTCTTTTAGTGCTCATTAACCATTGCACAAAGTCCTGAGCTCGTCTAGTGTCCAAGTACTTGCTGTAATCACTGGTGAATGTGCCTTGTGAGTGACGTTTCACTTCATTCAGCTGTCTAGATTCATCTAATGGTTCAGACTGGGAAGCTTTGAATGATCTGTGAAAAGTTTAGAACTTGTTAATTGGCAATGCTTATAGTACATTCTACAGGTGCATTgacttttctcttaaaaatactattttataCACTACAAAAAGCAAGTGGCATTATTGATCACTAGCTGGCTAGTAAAATGAATCAACATAGCAGACTGCATACTGCACAATTACAAGGTCTTCTTGGCTAACTAAGGCAGCTATTGTTTGTAATACCAAAAACTTCTGTGCTATCCTTTGCAATATTAAAAACTTTTGCCAATCCCAATGGTAGATTAAGGACTGTGTAATAGTATACAAAAAACTATCTTTAAGTCATAGTATGTTTTACTTCAAAGtataagaaaacaaagttcAGGCCAAATGTTTCTAGAAGGTTGATCTAAAGAAATTACCTTGATTTCTCCTCTGTATCCTGAAGAGGATTTTGCCAGCTGCCTTGAACTATCATTAAAAGGAGCCcagcaacaaaataaacacttttcattttcattgcctgtcaaaacagaaataaggcaacaaagaaaaaataataatctctACATACATCTGAATCAATTACATCAAACAGAGACATCTTTACTGCTGATCTAAACTTGATAATACAGAGACCCCATCCTCAGGTTCCATATCCAGTGGATGGAGACTGTAGTGCCTTGTGTAGGCATTCAAAAGATGTAGTGTCTGTTCTAGTCTTTAGGCTCTAGTCTCTATTCCAGAATGCAAGGTGAGTGGAGAGCAACTGCAGTCTCACTTTTGTAATGCAAGGGTAAAGGTCTGTATCTCCTTTGCTGTATGTTCTGCTGATGGCAAGCATTAGATCTGCTTCTATAATAATGTTTTATTGCAAAACTAGGGTATTGgtgtgacttttatttttttccagctcgttcactacagaaaaaacaaagcaaatctcTGTCAAGAATACTGTCACATTAGTAGCTCCCCATTCTTTCCTTCTGGCCCtccatcttccttttaaaagtttttttttgaaataacagaTATTACAGCAGTACACCTCTGGACTTATAATAACTGATTAATAGGTGTCACTCCTTAGAAAAATacaaccacaaaaccacacacTGGCTTGTGTTCAATTCATGATGGGATATGTCAACTTTTGCTTTTGGCACTATTGACATAATACTTTATTTCAGCTTAAGGGCTTCCATTGTGGGGCTGTATGGGATATACAAGATATGGGGTATATACTTAATATTGGTaacaaaccaaagcagaaaatattgtCTCCTACATATAATTCTTACTGTTACAGGTAACTCTATTGGCTTCAACCATGTAATAGAAATGGCTACATTATTATATATGTCTTCGTCATGTGCACTGTAATAACTTGACCAGTCTCACTGACTTTAACGTGACACTATTCAGTGTAAACTAGAGTATTACAGTCTGTACAAATGCTTTGGTGATCCATAGCCAAACCGTGATTCCTTTACTTGCAAGCAGTACAGTTATAACTTTTACTGCATAGTCATGAATGGGAATAAGGCATTCTCTAATCCCCTAATTATGTGTGCTacaattttcattatttaatgtAGTAGTATTAGTCTGTTGACACATGATCCCCTATAGGACAAACTCTATTGAACAAAGAAATGCTATTCGTTTTAGGCTCACAAAACCCTGTGCAAAAGGGACTATGAGCAGCTAGTGGCTAATAGACTCAAAAGCACTTTGCATAAACAGGAAATGAGAGGAAATCTACTTACAAAATCAGCTAGtatatattgtttatttttaattattttggatcACTTAAATTTATGGAATGAATGTAtagaaaagaaagtgaatttaaaatttgGTTAGGTACTTCTGACCTTGACAAAGAAATTGAATATGCCATTCATTCATTGGCTAAATGCTCCTTCATTGAATGATGAGTAGTAAACGCTCATTCGTTCTAACTTTAAAATCAGTATGGATCACAATATTAATCTGCTGTAAAGCAACAGAAGTTGCAATGAGTTCACATCAGCAAAATGTGCCTGGAAATAATTTCATCATGTACTTGTACTTGATATTTGTGCATTTGAAAGAGCCCTTCTGCCATCCATTACACCCTCCTATGGAAGTTTATGTTAcagtctgaaaaacaaagggagATAGGAAAGATGAGTGCATTGAAGTAAAGTGCTAGGTGACAAAGTAAGACCCAGCCAAAAAACACCCTCCCCACTAAATGTAATCTACACTGAACTCCTCCGGCTCTACTGGAGGAGCTATTTATGGAAATTCAATGATTTATAAAATAAGACAGTCTGAGTGAAAACATATCTATTCTCTATTGTCATGCCTTGTCGCAATGggatgaatttaaaaatactatggCCTGGAGGAAGCCATAAGAAAGTTATGAAGGAATGATGTGTAGAGAAGGTGCAAATTAGTCTGTCTTGAGATTTAGAGCTGGCTCTGCACTGACCAGTGCaaatgggggtgtgtgtgggtgggCGGTATATGAACGTgtctgaaaaagtaaaatcctCCATCAAAAACCCTGCTGCTGTAGGATTTCTACTCTGCCCCAGTAGTCTACCCAGCTTCAGAGAAGATTTTTTATGAAATCTGTTTCTTACATCTATTATAAAATAACTTATAGTTGGAGATGCAAACTTGACTGTTGGCAGGCATTTTACCTATGGTTAGGAAGAATGTATTGCTTCTGGTACTTTGTGAGGCCTAATTTTTAAGAGAATCTTAAtgaataatataaatattttactagAATACCTCAGTGTCAGTATCAAAATATTTGAGGCAATAAAAATCTTAATCAAATCTTaattaaaaccaggaaaataaattaatgaatatCAGACTTTCTGGTGGATTGTACTATTAAGCAATGGAATCAATTTCCCTCTCTCCACCAGAAGCCACTGCCAGTGTTGCTCATTTTTTCATCAGTGTGTATGGAGACTCTTCTCTGCCTTCTGTAATGTCCTGATAAATGAGATTTGGTTCCTACACTTGCACATATCCTGCTACAGTACCAACAAATACCATCGTGGCCATGTTGTCAGTCTTGTTATAACCCTAACTATAGTATTGAACTCTTTTCACTGTTTCATTTGGAGCTGTAATTCAGTGGTGCAACACTGACATCCAATGTTTATCCCAAAGATTGCATAATTTCACATTTCATAGGCTTCCAACAATGGAACAAAAGCTCTGCCTATTCTTTGGGACATGACTCTGCTGTGGTCACAAAAATGGTTTGATTGTAATGTCGTGACCCTTATGTTAGCTGATATGGCTGTAAGTGAGTTAACTTAGACACTGGCTATTGCACTGTACATAAGTAAACTTGCCTTGCTTAATGGTATACTAGCAGTTTAGTATACTTTTActtaacatgaaaaattaaagaaagataGTTTACAGCTGCCTTTAGATTTCTTAAACCATGATATAGATTAGATATAAACCTAAGTCACTGAAGTGGAATGAAAGAAACAGTCTAGTCATTAATCCAGCCTCCTTATAGTAATATCAGACGCCAAAagctattattttatataaaacttattaaaaaaccctattCAAAACCCATTGTGGTCAGTAAACAGACTTTCAGTGATTTCAATATATCTTGGATCTAACTCATTCCTCAGTCCTATAGAGCTTTCAGATGTGAACAGTCCCACTGGCTACTTTATGCCTTAAGAATATGTTTAAAGTTAAATGCATGTTTAGcttctttctaaatttttcaGAATCAGAATCTGGGGAGATTGCTAAAAAGAAAGATgtataaatgcaatttttttaaattaatacaattttcaAATAAGAGAATCCTTACtcataaaataagcattttcaaaagctaTTAAACTTCTGTCAcatatgttcttttaaaaatctagaaTCAATTTTGTTTGTTCAATGTTTAGTACTTCCTATTGGTAACCCAAACTAGCAATAGCAGTTTTCAA
Protein-coding regions in this window:
- the GCG gene encoding pro-glucagon; this encodes MKMKSVYFVAGLLLMIVQGSWQNPLQDTEEKSRSFKASQSEPLDESRQLNEVKRHSQGTFTSDYSKYLDTRRAQDFVQWLMSTKRNGQQGQGDKENDKFPDQLSSNAISKRHAEFERHAEGTYTSDITSYLEGQAAKEFIAWLVNGRGRRDFPEKALVAEEMGRRHADGTFTSDINKVLDDMAAKEFLKWLINTKVTQRDLLEEYQ